CAGCTGAAGCAACGATGCCAAGAACTGAGAGCACGGGCCCAGACTGCAGCCTATCGTCCGCCTCCGGGTGGCTTTAGACCCATGACATCGATGGCCGCCAATCCGCCCAGTTATATGAGCTTTCGACGACGCAGCGAACAATTTGCTGCCTTCGATCAGAAGCAATTAAAGCGCAATGAACGCGAACGGCGACGCAATCAAGGTGCCAAGGAGTTGGTGCTGCGACCCGCCGAGCTCAAGCGGCTGAAGCAACAATGTCAGGTGGTGAGCATCGATGACAAGCTGCAGGCCATCGAGAGGAGCGAAACAGAACATCGCCGGCAACTGCAGCTAGTCGAAGAGACGAAGCAACGCTTCAAGGCCATCGATGCGGCACGCAAGGCGGAAAAAGTGGAGCCGCAATGCGAGGAGGTGAGTGCCGCCTTGGAGGAGCAGAACACGGTATTGAGTCGCGCTCTCCTGGCAaagcaggagcaggaggaggatgTAAAGCGCATCAATCGCATGATACTCGATGCCAAGTGCAAGGCGGTGCGTGAGGCGCAGATCCAAGAGAAGCAGCAAATGGCTAAAGCGTTGCGTGAAGATGATGAGCGTCTGGCCAAAATGGTCAACGAGCGCGCAAAGCAAGCACTGAGCGCTGAAGACGAACGCGAACGTTTGGAGATCGAGAAGCGAGCAAAGTACGCGCAGGACATTCGTCAGCAGCTGAGTGAGCGCGAGAATCAGCGATTCCTTGAGGCACAACGTGTGGCCGCCGAGGCCAAGCATTTGAAGAAGGCGACAGAGTTGATACGCGAAGAGGAGGAGCGACAGCGCAACTTCATACAGCTGAGGAAACTCCGTTTTCGTGAGGAGCTGCAACGCATACGTGAGATGTCCAGCGTGTTCAAGACAATGCTCATCGAGCAGGAGCGTTTGGCCGAGCTGCGTGTGGCGGCCTATATGCGTGAGAAGCAGGCCAAGGAGCGTCAGCTCAAAGACACACAGAAGCTACTGAAGAAGGAGTTTGAGCGACGACAGCAGCGCATCTACACAATCGCAGCCGAGGCGCAAGAGACACGCGAAACCAACGAGGAGCTAAAGTATCTCAAGGAACGCAATCGCGTGGAGCGCGAGTATCGTCAGCGAGAGAAGGAGGCAGCGATGGCCAAGAGACTGGCCGAACGTGATCTCCTCGAGTCGCGTGCTCAGCAGGCGCAGGAGATGAAGCAACGCATTGCCCAGGAGATTGCCCATGCCGAGGAGGAGTTCAACAAGGTGCTGGAACGCATGCGTGACGAGGAGGAGAAGCAACGACGCTTGGATCGCGAGCGTGAGGAGCGCAGTCAAGTCTATAGACGTGATCTCAAGCAGCAAATGACGGAGAAGGAGGCGgagcgacgacgacgcgcTGACATCGAGCAGGATCGAATGCAAAAGTGGTTggaacaggagcagcaacgAGATGCGAACATCAAGCATGTGATCAGCTCGAAAATCGCAGCAATGCGTGAGAATTGTCTGCcagagaaatatttaaaagaggTGGAGAAGCAGCTGAAGAACATTCAAAGCTcgcgcaatcgcaatcgcataCGCTGAAGCGGTTAGAAGCGGCATAGCTTGCGGCAGTTGTCGCAGTCAATTTGTATTAACATAGCGCGCCTagaagtatgcaacacttttctACCACCTTGCCATGTGAACTTGAACTTTGCTGAATTACgtataataaattaagatATGCACCACACAATAATGTACTTAAATAATTGATCGAAATATGGTTTACTCAATAAAATGAACCACAAAACTGTGGCAATCGTAAAATGTCGATTTAATAGTGAAGCTTAAGCAAATTTAAGCTTccgcctgaaagtatgctacagGAATTGGGCAACCGCAGCTTAAGTTGCCtggaaatgaaatcaaaggCATTGACGCTATAACCATGACATTGTTGCGTGCTCACAGTTATTCACATCCAGATCCAACTAAAGACCTTTCAAtcccacacgcacacacacacacacacacacacacacactcacacgcaaaCACATTCACATGGCGCTAATTTCTAACCAGCTGGGTGCTCAGTTTGCCATTCCAAAGATGTCTTGGCCTAACTTGGCTGACTCTGGCAGCTCGAGGCagtcacaaacacacaccacaaACAATTACGAGAGACGAGAGTTGTGCACATGCCAAAAAACTACGCCTCACTACCGTGAAAAAGTGGTAGCAACTTTTGGctacaataaaattttattatgccacacacatacgcaaCGAAACACACATGTGTAGAATAGAGTGTGGGGCGAGCGGGAAGGGAGGCAAACAAAGCAGCAACTGacgctgaaactgaagctcaAGATGCCTTGCGTCGATGCTAGCGTCTCAGCCTCAGTCGCCGTCGACAACGAAGAACTCTTGTGCATGGTTCAATTATCGTATTTCATGATTCGTTAAATTTTCGCATACGCCAAAAAAATACGCAAGACATTGCTAGAGAGACCCCCAAAGAGACCTCCACCTCTCTCTTCCCGTCCCTGTGCCAGTCCCTGTTCCTGCATATGATTCCTGCAATGCTCCTTTCCCTCCACACCCCCTTCCTAACAGTGCGGGCAAAGAAAAGCCAAACTGAAAAACAGGTTTTCCCATAGCAACCATTGTGATGTCTACCTACAATGAAGTTGACGCTGGAGACGGCATGGAAAACTGGCAGACTCTCTGGCTGGTTGCCTTCGGTTCGCTTCGCTCTCGCATGTGGCAGTAATAATTCCAATGACAATAAACGTTGTCGTATTTACAAgtactaacacacacacacacacacacacactcgcagacTCCCGCACACTGACATGAATTGATGAGAAAAGTTTTTGAGGAAATGTCAATAGAGTCGCTGAGACAAACTATGCATCGATGTCGACGTCAATGCTGATGtcgaagctgatgctgatgtgcGGCATGTGAGGCAAAGAAGTCTGTCAGCAACAGTGGAAAACTGTGAAAAGATTCCAACAACATTATTGAATCGCATAATCcgttaatataataatgtaaacagtaaaacaaaaacgaaatacaCATAAAGAACAAATTGAACtcaatattgaataattaGAAGTCTGTCTATAtcattgaatttcaaattttttaaattttagtcaACGATATTATGTACTAGTAGAAGCAGACTttttactattactattactagtATTGGAAGACCTAAAATGAGCATGAAATTTatcgaaatgaaatttcaaataaatgtttatatgcagacataataatatttgatttcacttcataattttagttataaataaatttgtattccaTCGCAAATCTCCCTTCCAACTCCAGCGATtcgaaagtattttttttttggcccaCTGTTTGGCAGGATTCGTTGgcatttataaatatcatGTGCGGCAAAAGGTAAAAAGCCAAGAAACAGATATTGTAATTGGAAAAATAGTaaaatgcagctgctgcattgCACTcaatggcacacacacacacacagacacacgcatacacatgcCCCACCCTCAAAAAACTAGACGAAATTTATCTGCAAGATTGCACacaattgttttgtattagtAAAGAGATCTTTTGTTGCCCCCCTCCATATGCGAGTATTCGAATATGCGAATGGTATGGTATTGGTATCTTCGAGTAGCAACGAGTATCTACGATATGtgtgcttaaaaataaattgctcgGCTTTAGTTTTGCGTTTTATTTCTATGGCTTTTCTCGCTGTGGTTTTCGCTTTTGCCTCTGCGGTTTTCGCATCTGTGTGGACCACAAAAGTCTTTTGTCGTTGTACTTGAAGGCAGTTCAAAAGCGGCAGATATCTGTATCTCAGTATCCGTATCTCGCTGTAAATGTATCTCCAAAGTGTATGCATATCTAGGTGAATAGGTAATGCGCCTcaattgcacaaatttaaaCATCAATCGTACGTTTCCCTGACATGCTAACTACAAGTACTTGTAAGTATTATCTAGCGTATAGTGTGTGGGCGGTGGGGAGGGAAGGTAAggtaaaaatcaatatatacGAGAGCGGAAATAAGTAGATTGGCAATTCACTTAATTATGCCAATGcaaaatacgaatacgaatgcgagcAGAGTTCCATCAAAATGGATTTGCGGCAAGCAAATACTACATGGAGGTCATACAAGAGCAACTGAGCAAATTGATTTCGGTTGCTTAAATAGCATTATGTAATTATCAATCAAATAGAAAATCTATAAGAGAGCAATCACTCAATATCCGCAACTGTTGCTTATCGAGtgtattttcagtataaacaaatttcaagcGAATATTCTTTTGAACACTAACGAAAAATATAATGCAGTCATTCTCCATAAAGTAATGATAGGTTTTATGATGATTTATAAAGAATTCATAAAGTTttcttatataaaaatttctaatttagGCCAATAGTTTCCATATCAGATATATGATATGGAAACAgtattgcaattcaattgaattgtgtTGTGGGCAGAATGTGaagtacatttttataatacacactgaaaatatagtttataaaCAATTCGCAATTGAAAGGAGcgtatttattatacaattgaattgcaattcaatttgtcaGCTTTAAATCTTGAAAGTCTTAGGCCATATTGACACGTGTGGTGATTATCAGAAGGattaaagtattattttcttatcgCAGACTAACTTTTGTTTCCTTCGAGTACCGagaaaaaagtatataaatatttgacaaaGATCAAGTAAAGTaacgaaataaatgaaataagtaAGAATGTGTTTGACTCTGAGATACCCACGatgttattcattttaaaaaatggcCACTTAATATgtcacaaaaattaaaaaaatgtaccgtgctgtatttgaaatatgtatatagtactacctttaaaatataccaaagagtgcaaaatatacctgatTTTTCctaatacaaaactatttcctaaataacttccactattttgaaatgttcgcaacaaaatttaaggAGTCAAAGagagttattattgtatttaacaaAAGCTCTAGCTTCAAATTACGCTTTGATTTGAAAcgattttcgattttcttCATAACTGTGCACCCATTGAGCACTaacaatacataaataatttttaaggATCAATTTTACCCACAGAATAAATAGAAAGATTGAGCATATTCGAATTTCAATTCGTCTTTTTGTTGACCCAAAGCAAGTGTTGGCAGAACGGCGCCAAATGTCTTATGAATGTGCAAAGACAAtagaaatatgtttatattgatttatcAGTCGCAGCGTAGTTCCACAAGATATGATTATGAAATTCCAGCAAGTTTACTTAGTATATATGATTAGATAGCGAACACGCCTAAGTACTCGTACTACAAGCTCGTAGTTTATTCACAATTTGTGCTCTGGGGGTAAACCACAATTacagaaatatttgttttatcgACAAGAGCTATCAGCAAAAAGCTGTTGgtgctttttttctttgtcttATCTGACGCCGTGTGTTAAGAGATCTTGGAACCATAAGAAATTGCCGAGGAGATAAGAATTCTATGAATTTTGCAgtcaatatttgaaatgtttttaaagtGTCCCCCCCTCGCAGTAATTTccataaatcaattgaacaataaacaaacaagtgttatttattatagCAGAGAGCAAACACTTGCCCCTCCACAAACGAAAGAGCAGACAACatctctgtttctctctttctctttcacaCATTCAATTAACACTAAGTAAATGctaataaatagtttttatttattttttttttgttcaataaATCTTTTATAATGAATTGTTAGAGTGCTTTAACTACAACTGTctcttttaatattgttttcagattttgttttttttttattgtaatttgttcATTATTTATAAGGCCTTATCTCTGCGCAAGCAATGAAAACTATGCAGCAACttcgacgtcgcagtcgcagttgacGTCGACTGCAGCGTCGACTGCAGCTGCAGATTGTGCCAGCTGATTGAagcacgttgttgttgttgttgttgttggcacttCAAAGAGGCGGCTGCGACGTGACTGCGGCTTTgtttacaaacaaaacaagcgCCCGGCCGCCGTAGTAGCCACAAGACGAGGCAGATAGACGGGGCAAGAGATACGCcaaagtcgtcgtcgtcgtcgttgccgctgccaaatcaaattaaattttcttttaatttaatgtgcaAGATTTGCctttttctgcttctgctggcCCACAACACGTTTCGTGACCACTGTGCGCGCCcgcagcgttgccagactgttgcaccacagcacacagcacCGCACAGAGTGTTGCACAATGTGTGTGCTCGTGTCTTGAGGCATTGGATTTCGTAAATCATGCAGAGTACTTGGTCTGAGCATGGTCTACTCTACTGTGCATATCAGGTAAAAAGAGTTGCGCCGCGCGCttatcacattttttttttcgtttttttcggTGTTTTGCTTCGATTTCTAAATGGTAAAATTGTCGAAATTTTGTCGTAATGCACAATGGGCATTTACCCCACCAAATCCAAAACAGATAAGtgtctccttctccttctctttctctttcttagACCACATTTGGCAAGCTCAGCGTTCCAGAATGCGGTGGCGGGGGCGGTGGCGACGGCGTCGGATTACGCGATGTGGGCAGCTTGTAGTCAACGTcagcgtcgctgctgctgccgtcgtcatcgtcgtcgcaGTCGTTGCGATCGTCTCTGCTGTCGTCGATGTCGATCTCGATATTGTCGTCTACTTCAATGTGGTGCTGCCCACAATCGGTGTGGTGCGgtgtggctgccacagcggcggcggcggcagccaAGAAATGCACCTTTGTGGACGTCGTCGAATTATTATTCTCACCCAggagctgatgatgatgatgatgatggtgattaTGATGGCGCTGGTGgtggcaactgcagcagcaactggttGGCGCACACACGTAGCCGAGTGCAACGGGATTAACGTTGTGCGGCGGCCGTGCATGCAACAGATCGCCCACATAAATGGCCGTGATTGTGGCATAGACAACGCCCAACACGGCACCAGCCAAGACATCGGACCAATGGTGCCAATAGTCGGCCACACGGCTCAGCGAGACATACCACGCGGCCATGAGCAACAGAAACTGGAGAATGTGCCTCATGACGCGCACACTGCCGCGTCCCTGCCACACACTGTGCACATAGAAGGCCAGCAGACACATCGAATAGAAGCTGAGACTGCTGTGGGCGCTGGGAAAACTAACGTGCAGCTCGCGCAACTGTTGCGTCGATAGATTGCGATTGCTGCAGTAGAATTGCTGCACGTAAACATCGGCATTGTGGGCATCCGAGCAGCTGGTGCCGTCGTGCAGTCGTGGTTGGCAGGCACTGTAGAAATGCGGACGCAGTCGACCCACCACGTGCTTGGCCAGCTCCGTTGTCAGATAGGTGGCGATGAAGCCGAAGCTGAATGTTGCCTGCGCTCGCCACAAATTGCGCAGATATTGCCGCATGCGCAGATGGCGACAGATGCGCATGATCTCCACCACGCTGATGAAGAGcatgggcagcagcagcatcatcaccAGGAGCATGGGCACCGTGATCGTGCATTCGTGGTACGGATAGCGGAGCGAGAGATCCGCACAGTAGAAGCCGCGCTTAAACGTGCGCATCGCGATTGATTGTTGGTAATTTTGGAGTTAATTCGGAGTGGGTTAAGTGCTGCTTCAATTGGTATTTAGTTAAGTTATTTTGATAGTTATTTTATTAGACGATTTTCAAAGAGTCaatgctttaaatttgttgtagttgtggtttGATTTTTATAGAATGTGCAGGCAGTTTTCTATATGGATATTTCGGAGTAAATTCGGAATGATTTCAGTGCCGTTTGAACTGTTGTTTAGTTGAGTTATATTGACAAGTTTTAACAGTTGATTTGCTAAGActcaatttgttttagttgCGGTTTGAA
This is a stretch of genomic DNA from Drosophila albomicans strain 15112-1751.03 chromosome 3, ASM965048v2, whole genome shotgun sequence. It encodes these proteins:
- the LOC117567873 gene encoding putative phosphatidate phosphatase; protein product: MRTFKRGFYCADLSLRYPYHECTITVPMLLVMMLLLPMLFISVVEIMRICRHLRMRQYLRNLWRAQATFSFGFIATYLTTELAKHVVGRLRPHFYSACQPRLHDGTSCSDAHNADVYVQQFYCSNRNLSTQQLRELHVSFPSAHSSLSFYSMCLLAFYVHSVWQGRGSVRVMRHILQFLLLMAAWYVSLSRVADYWHHWSDVLAGAVLGVVYATITAIYVGDLLHARPPHNVNPVALGYVCAPTSCCCSCHHQRHHNHHHHHHHQLLGENNNSTTSTKVHFLAAAAAAVAATPHHTDCGQHHIEVDDNIEIDIDDSRDDRNDCDDDDDGSSSDADVDYKLPTSRNPTPSPPPPPPHSGTLSLPNVV
- the LOC117567870 gene encoding trichohyalin, whose translation is MPCLSACNVRFVSAEAQLKQRCQELRARAQTAAYRPPPGGFRPMTSMAANPPSYMSFRRRSEQFAAFDQKQLKRNERERRRNQGAKELVLRPAELKRLKQQCQVVSIDDKLQAIERSETEHRRQLQLVEETKQRFKAIDAARKAEKVEPQCEEVSAALEEQNTVLSRALLAKQEQEEDVKRINRMILDAKCKAVREAQIQEKQQMAKALREDDERLAKMVNERAKQALSAEDERERLEIEKRAKYAQDIRQQLSERENQRFLEAQRVAAEAKHLKKATELIREEEERQRNFIQLRKLRFREELQRIREMSSVFKTMLIEQERLAELRVAAYMREKQAKERQLKDTQKLLKKEFERRQQRIYTIAAEAQETRETNEELKYLKERNRVEREYRQREKEAAMAKRLAERDLLESRAQQAQEMKQRIAQEIAHAEEEFNKVLERMRDEEEKQRRLDREREERSQVYRRDLKQQMTEKEAERRRRADIEQDRMQKWLEQEQQRDANIKHVISSKIAAMRENCLPEKYLKEVEKQLKNIQSSRNRNRIR